A genomic region of Miscanthus floridulus cultivar M001 chromosome 3, ASM1932011v1, whole genome shotgun sequence contains the following coding sequences:
- the LOC136546071 gene encoding cytochrome P450 71A1-like, producing MSAFVLAVAGAAFLLGFLYIVKNRWSRSKLPPSPSSLPLVGHLHLIGRLPHRSLHQLHLRYGGDGGILLLQLGRRRTLVVSTAAAAADLFRNHDLAFSSRPYNASAHKQTYGSRNISFSPYGDHWRRAKKVAVVHLLSQRRVDAFAPVRQAEAAALVARTRRAAEAGEAVQVKKLLYGYTNSVVTRAAAGTAGTTAERLRQLLSHTATLLAGFQADDVLPDAAARVFRWATGLDKKIDNMNAGWDRFLSEIVAEHKEKTRPAGQGQGGDFLDVLLQLREEGGLEGFELTDDDAIKAIAKDMIAAATETTAVTLEWAMAELTRNPRVMAKLQDEIARVAGNSEQLTAIGDAELNRMVYLRAVVKEVLRLRPPAPLLLPRESMTAAAVQGGRYEIPAKTALLVNAWAIGRDPAAWDAPEEFRPERFLAGSEAKAVDLRGTDYQLLPFGAGRRICPGISFALAALELALASLLRHFDWELPSGMRPADLDMVEAPGLSTPPRVPLVLVPKLKPLA from the exons ATGTCTGCTTTCGtgctcgccgtcgccggcgcTGCTTTTCTTCTCGGCTTCCTCTACATCGTCAAGAACCGGTGGAGCAGGAGCAAGctcccgccatcgccctcgtctCTGCCGCTGGTCGGTCACCTCCATCTCATCGGCCGCCTCCCGCACCGGTCCCTGCACCAGCTGCACCTCCGCTATGGCGGCGACGGGGGGATCCTCCTCCTGCAGCTCGGGCGCCGGCGGACCCTGGTCGTGTCCACGGCCGCGGCGGCCGCGGACCTGTTCCGCAACCACGACCTCGCCTTCTCCTCCCGCCCGTACAACGCGTCGGCTCACAAGCAGACGTACGGCTCCCGCAACATCTCCTTCTCGCCGTACGGGGACCACTGGCGCCGGGCCAAGAAGGTCGCGGTGGTGCACCTCCTCTCGCAGCGCCGCGTGGACGCGTTCGCGCCCGTGCGGCAAGCAGAGGCGGCCGCGCTGGTGGCGCGGACCCGGCGAGCCGCCGAGGCGGGAGAGGCCGTGCAGGTGAAGAAGCTCCTGTACGGCTACACTAACTCAGTGGTCACCCGCGCGGCGGCCGGGACCGCCGGGACGACGGCCGAGAGGCTGAGGCAGCTGCTGTCGCACACCGCGACGCTGCTGGCCGGGTTCCAGGCGGACGACGTGCTGCCGGACGCGGCGGCAAGGGTGTTCAGGTGGGCGACGGGGCTCGACAAGAAGATCGACAACATGAACGCGGGTTGGGACAGGTTCCTGTCGGAGATCGTGGCCGAGCACAAGGAGAAGACGAGGCCGGCTGGGCAGGGACAGGGTGGTGACTTCTTGGACGTCCTCCTGCAGCTGAGGGAAGAAGGCGGCCTCGAAGGCTTCGAGCTCACGGACGACGATGCCATCAAAGCCATCGCCAAG GACATGATAGCCGCGGCGACGGAAACAACAGCCGTGACGCTGGAATGGGCCATGGCGGAGCTCACCCGAAACCCGCGGGTTATGGCCAAGCTGCAGGACGAGATCGCGCGCGTGGCCGGCAACTCCGAGCAGCTAACGGCCATCGGAGACGCGGAGCTGAACAGGATGGTCTACCTGAGGGCGGTTGTGAAAGAGGTGTTACGGCTCCGCCCGCCGGCGCCGCTCCTCCTCCCGCGCGAGTCCATGACCGCGGCGGCCGTGCAGGGCGGCAGGTACGAGATCCCCGCGAAGACCGCGCTGCTGGTCAACGCGTGGGCGATCGGAAGGGACCCCGCGGCGTGGGACGCGCCGGAGGAGTTCCGGCCGGAGCGGTTCCTGGCAGGCAGCGAGGCGAAGGCGGTGGACTTGAGGGGGACGGACTACCAGCTCCTCCCGTTCGGCGCGGGGCGGAGGATCTGCCCCGGCATCAGCTTCGCGCTGGCAGCCCTGGAGCTCGCGCTCGCCAGCCTCCTGCGCCACTTCGACTGGGAGCTCCCCAGCGGCATGCGCCCGGCGGACCTGGACATGGTCGAGGCGCCGGGGCTCTCGACGCCGCCGCGGGTGCCCCTTGTCCTCGTCCCCAAGTTGAAGCCGCTTGCTTAA
- the LOC136541880 gene encoding protein unc-13 homolog, producing the protein MARLFRESRRDSSHSSSSNGFLPPAAASTPSSAASALPSPFPDLGVALSAADLREAAYEVLVAASRTTGGKPLSYIPQSSSVAAAGPPPSPASSSASSASLQRSLTSAAASKMKKALGLRSSASSKGVGSPGSGGKAAAPRRPATVGELMRVQMRISEPADTRIRRGLLRIAASQLGRRAESMVLPLEFLQQFKASDFPDPQEYEAWRSRNLKLLEAGLLVHPLVPLNKSDSSVQRLRQIIRGAYDRPLETGKNSESMQGLRTSVMSLAGRSHDGTSDGCHWADGFPLNLHLYQMLVEACFDNDEGTVVDEIDEVMELLKKTWVILGINELLHNLCFTWALFNHFVMFGQVDIELLSAAENQLAEVSKDAKTTKDPNYCKVLSSTLSSIMGWTEKRLLAYHETFNTSNIESMQGIVSIGVSAARVLVEDISHEYRRRRKEETDVARSRVETYIRSSLRTAFAQRMEEADSKRSSRNPTPVLSILAKDIGDLAMKEKNLYSPILKTWHPLASGVAVATLHSCYGNELKQFVAGLTELTPDTVQVLKSADKLEKDLVNIAVEDFVDSDDGGKSLIREMPPYEAENAIANLVKVWIKERVDRLKGWVDRNLKQETWNPGANRENFAPSSVEMLRVVGETLDAFFQLPIPMHPALLPDLTAGLDRSLQLYVAKVKSGCGTRSSFMPQLPPLTRCEVGSKLLFKKKEKPQNLQVHVSQNGAANGNDPLGLPQLCVRLNTLQYIRGELENLEKKIKTSLRNVESAQADITDGLDIKFELCQAACQEGIQQICETTAYKVTFYDLGHVLWDTLYVGDTASNRVEVLLRELDPVLETISGMVHNKVRNRAITSLMKATFDGFLLVLLAGGPLRAFTRQDSQIIEDDFRALRDLYLADGDGLPEELVDKASSQVKNVLPLFRADSESLIERFKRMMVESNRSASKNRLQMPPTTAHWSPNEPNTVLRVLCYRSDETATKFLKKTYSLPKKI; encoded by the exons ATGGCTCGCCTGTTCCGCGAGTCCCGCCGCGACTCGTcccactcctcctcctccaacgGCTTCCTCCCGCCGGCGGCCGCTTCCAccccctcctccgccgcctccgcgcTGCCCTCGCCGTTCCCGGACCTCGGGGTCGCCCTCTCCGCCGCGGACCTCCGGGAGGCCGCCTACGAGGTGCTGGTCGCGGCCTCCCGCACCACGGGCGGGAAGCCCCTCTCCTACATCCCGCAGTCCTCGTCGGTGGCCGCCGCGGGGCCGCCGCCGTCCCCGGCCTCCTCCTCCGCGTCCTCCGCTTCGCTCCAGCGCTCCCTCACCTCCGCTGCCGCCAGCAAGATGAAGAAGGCGCTCGGGCTCCGCTCCTCCGCCTCATCCAAGGGCGTCGGCAGCCCCGGGAGTGGCGGGAAGGCGGCGGCCCCGCGGAGGCCCGCCACGGTTGGGGAGCTCATGCGGGTGCAGATGCGCATCTCTGAGCCCGCCGACACCAGGATCCGCAGGGGGCTCCTCCGCATCGCCGCCAGCCAG CTTGGCAGACGTGCAGAATCTATGGTGCTGCCCTTGGAATTCTTGCAGCAATTCAAGGCATCAGATTTCCCTGATCCTCAAGAGTATGAGGCATGGCGGAGTAGGAATCTGAAGCTCCTTGAGGCTGGTCTACTTGTTCATCCACTCGTTCCATTAAACAAATCAGATAGTTCTGTGCAACGGTTGCGGCAAATTATACGGGGTGCATATGACAGGCCACTTGAAACTGGGAAAAACTCCGAGTCAATGCAGGGCCTACGTACTTCTGTCATGTCCCTTGCTGGAAGATCTCATGATGGAACTTCTGATGGATGCCACTGGGCAGATGGCTTCCCCTTGAATCTCCATCTGTACCAAATGTTGGTAGAAGCTTGCTTTGATAATGATGAGGGAACTGTGGTCGATGAGATCGATGAGGTGATGGAGCTCTTGAAGAAGACCTGGGTTATTCTTGGAATCAATGAGTTGCTCCACAATCTTTGCTTTACTTGGGCATTGTTCAACCATTTTGTTATGTTTGGTCAAGTAGATATTGAGCTGCTTTCTGCGGCAGAGAACCAGTTAGCTGAAGTATCTAAGGATGCCAAGACCACAAAAGATCCAAATTACTGTAAAGTATTGAGTTCAACATTAAGCTCAATAATGGGCTGGACAGAGAAAAGACTTCTGGCATATCATGAAACCTTCAATACAAGTAATATTGAGTCTATGCAAGGCATTGTCTCCATTGGAGTGTCAGCTGCAAGGGTTCTTGTTGAAGATATATCCCATGAATACCGCCGTAGAAGAAAAGAAGAGACTGATGTAGCTCGAAGCAGGGTAGAGACATACATAAGGTCTTCACTACGCACAGCTTTTGCTCAA AGAATGGAAGAAGCAGATTCAAAACGATCATCAAGAAACCCTACTCCAGTTCTTTCTATCCTTGCGAAGGACATTGGTGACCTAGCTATGAAGGAGAAAAATTTGTACAGTCCAATACTGAAGACATGGCATCCTCTTGCTTCAGGCGTTGCTGTTGCAACTCTTCATTCTTGTTATGGAAATGAGCTGAAGCAGTTTGTAGCTGGGCTTACAGAGCTGACCCCTGATACAGTTCAAGTACTTAAATCAGCAGACAAATTAGAGAAGGATCTTGTTAATATTGCTGTAGAAGATTTTGTGGATAGTGATGATGGAGGCAAGTCACTAATCAGAGAGATGCCGCCATATGAAGCAGAAAATGCAATTGCTAATCTGGTGAAAGTGTGGATAAAAGAAAGAGTAGACAGACTCAAGGGATGGGTTGACCGGAATTTGAAGCAAGAG ACCTGGAATCCAGGTGCCAACAGGGAGAATTTTGCTCCCTCTTCCGTGGAGATGCTTCGGGTTGTTGGTGAAACGTTGGATGCATTTTTCCAATTGCCTATACCAATGCATCCAGCTCTTCTTCCTGATCTGACAGCTGGGCTCGACAGAAGCTTACAGCTTTATGTTGCTAAAGTAAAATCTGGCTGTG GAACACGGAGTTCTTTTATGCCCCAACTACCTCCACTAACGCGATGCGAGGTTGGCTCCAAGTTATTATTCAAGAAAAAGGAGAAACCACAAAATCTGCAGGTTCACGTATCACAAAATGGAGCAGCCAATGGCAATGATCCCTTGGGCCTTCCTCAACTTTGTGTGCGCCTGAATACGCTTCAGTACATCCGTGGTGAGCTTGAGAacctagagaagaaaataaaaacgAGCTTGCGAAATGTCGAGTCAGCTCAGGCAGATATCACTGATGGACTGGACATCAAGTTTGAGCTTTGTCAGGCAGCCTGTCAAGAAGGCATTCAGCAGATTTGTGAGACGACTGCATATAAGGTGACGTTCTATGACTTGGGCCATGTTCTCTGGGACACCCTTTATGTTGGGGATACTGCATCAAACAGGGTGGAGGTACTGTTGAGGGAACTTGACCCTGTCCTTGAGACAATATCTGGTATGGTGCACAACAAAGTGCGGAACCGTGCTATTACTTCACTGATGAAAGCAACTTTTGATGGTTTCTTGCTGGTGCTTCTTGCTGGTGGGCCTTTGCGTGCTTTCACCCGTCAAGACAGCCAGATAATAGAAGATGACTTCAGGGCCCTTAGAGATCTGTATTTAGCAGATGGGGATGGTTTGCCAGAGGAATTAGTTGACAAGGCATCCTCTCAGGTCAAGAATGTCCTGCCCCTCTTTCGAGCAGACTCTGAAAGCCTCATTGAGCGATTCAAACGCATGATGGTTGAATCGAATCGGTCTGCGTCCAAGAACAGGTTACAAATGCCTCCAACAACAGCGCATTGGAGTCCAAATGAGCCTAACACAGTCCTGCGAGTTCTGTGCTACCGGAGTGATGAGACAGCTACAAAGTTCCTCAAGAAAACTTACAGCCTACCGAAGAAGATTTGA